A part of Salvelinus alpinus chromosome 23, SLU_Salpinus.1, whole genome shotgun sequence genomic DNA contains:
- the LOC139551352 gene encoding regulator of G-protein signaling 21-like, which translates to MDLNALFKGRFCCFLKDPLEEAETWGESVDKLLCSKSGQAAFRQFLKSEYSEENILFWLACEDYKKIKSLPGMISSANRIYSEFVECEAPRQINIDCGTRENITKNISQPSLTSFDAAQKLIYSLMARDCYPRFLKSDIYQDLLRRADAR; encoded by the exons ATGGATCTGAACGCTCTTTTCAAGGGTAGATTCTGTTGCTTTCTCAAGGACCCACTTGAAGAGGCTGAGACTTGGGGAGAGTCTGTGGACAAACTCCTGTGTAGTAAAT CTGGGCAGGCAGCTTTCCGACAATTCCTGAAGTCAGAGTATAGTGAGGAGAATATCCTGTTTTGGCTGGCCTGTGAGGACTACAAGAAGATCAAGTCTCTTCCAGGGATGATCTCCTCTGCAAACAGGATCTACTCTGAGTTTGTGGAATGTGAAGCACCCAGACAG ATCAACATTGATTGTGGGACCAGAGAAAATATCACCAAGAACATCTCCCAGCCGAGCCTGACTTCCTTTGACGCGGCACAGAAGTTGATCTACAGTCTGATGGCCAGGGATTGTTACCCACGATTCCTCAAGTCAGACATCTACCAGGATTTGCTGAGGAGAGCAGATGCAAGGTGA
- the LOC139551098 gene encoding regulator of G-protein signaling 8-like translates to METFVFLFPQFNLLAPKEEAYLKMLGPKDLKAPRMKDSNSRLKDKRSQLSLLLTKSGSHENISPVKKTATATSNISPEAALRWSDTFEELLRHSDGVETFSQFLRTEFSEENIEFWLACEEYKTIDSDSRLITKAKQMYAVFIEAEAPKEVNIDYATKVAIQKTIATPTNTCFDAAQSKVYSLMKKDCYPRFLTSDIYLRLTKRKGPGTTMFRRRSRSCVFNEPRGEATGDSSAWL, encoded by the exons ATGGAGACATTTGTTTTTCTATTTCCTCAATTCAACTTGTTGGCCCCAAAGGAGGAAGCGTATCTCAAAATGCTTGGTCCTAAGGACTTGAAGGCACCGAGAATGAAAGATAGTAATTCCAG ATTGAAAGACAAGAGGAGCCAACTGAGCCTTCTGCTGACCAAGTCAGGCTCCCATGAGAACATCAGTCCAGTAAAGAAGACTGCCACCGCAACCAGCAA CATCTCACCGGAGGCAGCTTTGAGATGGAGCGACACCTTTGAAGAGCTGCTCAGACATTCAG ATGGAGTGGAGACGTTTTCTCAGTTCCTCAGAACAGAGTTCAGTGAGGAGAACATTGAGTTCTGGTTGGCCTGTGAGGAATACAAGACCATCGACTCGGATTCCAGGCTCATCACCAAAGCCAAGCAGATGTATGCCGTCTTCATTGAAGCCGAGGCCCCAAAGGAG GTCAACATCGACTACGCCACAAAGGTGGCCATCCAGAAGACTATCGCCACGCCGACGAATACCTGCTTCGATGCGGCACAGAGCAAAGTCTACAGCCTGATGAAAAAAGACTGCTACCCAAGGTTCCTCACTTCCGACATCTACCTTCGCCTCACCAAGAGAAAAGGCCCCGGGACCACCATGTTCCGCCGGAGGTCACGGTCCTGCGTTTTCAATGAGCCGCGAGGGGAGGCCACGGGCGACTCCTCTGCCTGGTTGTAG